Below is a genomic region from bacterium.
ATATCATCAACGCTGGAGAAGACAAAGAACGGGACTTTCGAATATTAGTAAAACGTTGGAATTTGGTAAAAGTGGTGATACAAGCTATTGCAATATTACAGTTGCCAGAAATATTACGGGACTGTTTTGGGTTGATACGACCCGCGACGGCATAAAGAATCCCGGGCATAAACCTTTCGCGGATACAATTACCCACAAGTGGTATTTTGAGAAATATCCCGGCAGGGGCTGGCACCTGGCAAAAATTTCCCCGCGTGAAATAAAATTGACTGATACATCAAAACAAAAAGTCTTTATTGATAAAATCCAGGTTGTGTCTAATGGTCAGACGGTTATAGAAATAACCTCGCCGGGCCAGATGATTTTAAGGGATAGCCTGCCTCTTTTTACCTCGGGGCAAGAGGTTAAAGTAATGGCGACAGTTAGAAATACCAGCCCAAGTTATTATCCGGAGACCTTTGTTTTCCTGCACCATTTTTCAGCGTTTGGAATACATAAACGTTTAAAGATGGTCGATGACGGAACAAACGGTGATGATATCGCCAATGACGGAATCTGGACAGGTACATGGAGGGTTTGGGGAAATTTAAGGCATTATGCGGTTATTGACGTTTTGGATTCAAAATGTCTCCAGAACCAGACAGATGACGATTATAATTCAAACGCGTGGGGTTTGCCATACAGGGTGATACCTTAAGTAAATTATAATTTTTAGAATAATTAAAAAACCTCTCTTAAATTTAAGGGAGGTTTTTTATTGGAAAGTTAAGAAATAAATAAAATTTGAATGAATTTTAATTTTTTTCTTGACAAGTTATATTTTTTTGTTATACTTTACACTTTATCGGTATAATTATGCCGGTAATCGTGAAGGAAGTATAACGTAAAACGTAAAAAGTGTATAGAGTTAAAGTTATATACGTGTTACGAATCACGAATTAGGTATTTAACGAGGAGGAATAAAAAATGGCTAAGGAAAAATTTGAGAGGAAGAAGCCGCATGTAAATATAGGGACAATAGGGCATGTAGATCATGGAAAGACGACGTTAACGAGCTCGATAACGAAGGTATTATCAAAGAGCGGTTTAGCGCAGGCAAGGAACTATGATGAAATAGACAACGCACCGGAAGAGAAGGAAAGAGGAGTAACAATCAATGTGCATCACACGGAATATGAGACAGCGAACCGGCATTACGCGCATGTAGACTGTCCCGGTCACGCGGATTATATAAAGAATATGATAACGGGGGCGGCGCAGATGGACGGAGGGATACTGGTGGTAAGCGCGGCAGACGGGCCTATGCCGCAGACAAGGGAACATATACTGTTGGCAAGGCAGGTAGGGCTGCCTGCGATAGTGGTATTTTTGAATAAGATAGACATGGTAGATGATAAAGAGCTTTTGGATTTGGTGGAGTTGGAAGTAAGGGAATTATTGAGCGCGTATAATTTTCCCGGGGAGGAGATACCTGTAATAAAAGGGAGCGCGTATAAGGCGATGGAATGCGCATGCGGGAAGAGAGAATGCCAGTGGTGCGGGAAGATATATGAGTTAATGGACGCGGTGGACAAATATATACCATTGCCGTCAAGGGACGTTGACAAGCCGTTTTTGATGTCAGTAGAGGATGTGTTTACGATAACTGGACGTGGGACGGTAGCGACAGGGAGAGTGGAGAGGGGGATAGTAAAGGTAGGGGAAGAAGTGGAAATAGTCGGGATAAAGGACACGAAGAAGACGGTAGTGACTGGGATAGAGATGTTCCGCAAACTGCTGGATGAAGGAAGGGCGGGTGACAACATAGGCGCGTTGTTAAGAGGCGTGGAGAAGAATGATGTGGAAAGGGGCCAGGTATTGGCGAAGCCCGGGAGTATAACGCCGCACAAGAAATTTAAAGCAGAGGTGTATATATTGACAAAGGAAGAAGGAGGGCGTCACACGCCGTTTTTCAACGGGTACCGTCCGCAGTTTTATTTAAGGACGACGGATGTAACAGGAATGACGAAACTTCCGGAAGGTGTGGAGATGGTGATGCCTGGAGACAATGTAACAATGGAAGTGGAGTTAATATCAAAGATAGCAATGGAAAAAGGGTTAAAATTCGCGATACGCGAGGGCGGCCGGACGATAGGTGCCGGGGTCATCGCGGAGATACTGGAGTAGAATGAAATGCGGGAGATAATTACTTTAGCATGCACTGAATGTAAAGAGCGTAATTATTCGACGATGAAGAATAAAAAGAAACATCCGGATAGAATGGAGACTAAGAAGTATTGTTCTTCGTGTAATAAACATACCTTACATAGGCAGACAAAATAGAAAATCTGCATTTTACGGGATAAAGGTTATTTCCCATCCTAACTAGTGGTAAATAATCAAAATATTTCTTTAGCTCTTGATTCTAGGAGCGTCGGTTAACGGTAAACCACCGGTCTCCAAAACCGGAACTGCGGGTTCAATTCCTGCCGCTCCTGCCAAAATTTTTCGCTTTGCGAAAAATTAGAGTAATTAGTAATTTGTGAAAAAAAGGAGAAGTTTTTAGTCACACATATATAGGATAAAATGGTAGAAAAGATAAAACCTTTTTTTGAAGAAGTAAAAACTGAGATTTTTAAAGTAACCTGGCCTACTAAGCAAGAAGCTTCAGCAGGGACAGTATTGGTGGTAATAGTTTCTATATTGTTATCCGTTTTTATAGGATTTATGGATTTGGGTTTTTCGAAATTAATTCAATTTTTATTAAAATAACTTCGATATTTTGGGATCGATATGGCAAAAAACTGGTACGTACTTCATACCTATTCAGGGTATGAGATGAAAGTAAAAGCGAATCTGGAGCATAGGCTGGAAACAATGGGGATGACCGATAAGGTTGGTAAAATTCTCATTCCTACCGAAGAAGTTGCTGAAATAAAAAAAGGTAAAAAAGAGATAACCGTTAAAAAAGCTTTTCCGGGCTATATTCTTATAGAAATGGAAATGGACGAGGAGTCTTGGTATGTTATCAGGAATACACCCGGAGTTATGGGGTTTGTTGGTGCGGGCGCTAAACCTATACCTTTGGAGGAAAATGAGGCTAAAGGTATTATTGACAAGGTAGAGAGAGAAAAATCTAAACCGAGGGCAGAAATACCATTTAAGAAAAACGATACAATAAAGGTAACAAATGGGCCCTTTGTGGGGTTTTCCGGTGTGATAAAAGAAATTCATCCTGAACGCGGG
It encodes:
- the rpmG gene encoding 50S ribosomal protein L33, which gives rise to MREIITLACTECKERNYSTMKNKKKHPDRMETKKYCSSCNKHTLHRQTK
- the secE gene encoding preprotein translocase subunit SecE; protein product: MVEKIKPFFEEVKTEIFKVTWPTKQEASAGTVLVVIVSILLSVFIGFMDLGFSKLIQFLLK
- the tuf gene encoding elongation factor Tu, whose protein sequence is MAKEKFERKKPHVNIGTIGHVDHGKTTLTSSITKVLSKSGLAQARNYDEIDNAPEEKERGVTINVHHTEYETANRHYAHVDCPGHADYIKNMITGAAQMDGGILVVSAADGPMPQTREHILLARQVGLPAIVVFLNKIDMVDDKELLDLVELEVRELLSAYNFPGEEIPVIKGSAYKAMECACGKRECQWCGKIYELMDAVDKYIPLPSRDVDKPFLMSVEDVFTITGRGTVATGRVERGIVKVGEEVEIVGIKDTKKTVVTGIEMFRKLLDEGRAGDNIGALLRGVEKNDVERGQVLAKPGSITPHKKFKAEVYILTKEEGGRHTPFFNGYRPQFYLRTTDVTGMTKLPEGVEMVMPGDNVTMEVELISKIAMEKGLKFAIREGGRTIGAGVIAEILE
- a CDS encoding choice-of-anchor X domain-containing protein, with the translated sequence MKNKAVSIFLTVFVFSVFFTGCNMFGKDDENNPTSSTTTGGGTTTTGTASTSDQSDVEEALANDDLFTQEMSDMLDEDESMMELSSKDDGFKLSPLSLIDTTLPRAEYHQRWRRQRTGLSNISKTLEFGKSGDTSYCNITVARNITGLFWVDTTRDGIKNPGHKPFADTITHKWYFEKYPGRGWHLAKISPREIKLTDTSKQKVFIDKIQVVSNGQTVIEITSPGQMILRDSLPLFTSGQEVKVMATVRNTSPSYYPETFVFLHHFSAFGIHKRLKMVDDGTNGDDIANDGIWTGTWRVWGNLRHYAVIDVLDSKCLQNQTDDDYNSNAWGLPYRVIP
- the nusG gene encoding transcription termination/antitermination protein NusG — encoded protein: MAKNWYVLHTYSGYEMKVKANLEHRLETMGMTDKVGKILIPTEEVAEIKKGKKEITVKKAFPGYILIEMEMDEESWYVIRNTPGVMGFVGAGAKPIPLEENEAKGIIDKVEREKSKPRAEIPFKKNDTIKVTNGPFVGFSGVIKEIHPERGKVKVMVTIFGRSTSVELDFLQIERA